The Caenorhabditis elegans chromosome II genome has a segment encoding these proteins:
- the T19H5.4 gene encoding uncharacterized protein (Partially confirmed by transcript evidence) has translation MEVASSSSACQFDNLNNNNNELKPVRPKRDFRFKVIEVQNGPKWFVWPSRNRGSSEDVDENDNKKVSQPQNNGFGALRRSVIRQSKRKQDQDAIAARTASEPASARRLSAKKEKAVTEPLNQVSSMFKIISIEKNWESFDATDNEDNDEDLEDGARTVSVISLTSVIEGGERRWTTSI, from the exons ATGGAAGTTGCCTCTTCATCCTCTGCTTGTCAATTTGACAACCttaacaacaacaacaatgaGCTCAAGCCAGTCCGTCCAAAACGTGATTTCCGATTCAAAGTGATTGAGGTGCAAAACGGACCAAAATGGTTTGTGTGGCCAAGCCGCAATCGTGGAAGTTCGGAAGACGTTGATGAGAATGATAACAAGAAAGTCTCACAGCCACAAAATAATGGATTCGGAGCACTCAGACGTAGTGTTATCCGCCAGTCGAAAAGGAAACAGGATCAAGATG CCATCGCCGCTCGCACCGCATCTGAACCAGCCTCAGCTCGTCGTCTATCcgcaaaaaaagagaaagcaGTGACGGAACCATTAAATCAAGTCTCCTCAATGTTCAAGATCATCTCGATTGAAAAGAATTGGGAAAGCTTCGACGCTACTGATAATGAGGATAACGATGAGGATCTGGAAGACGGAGCCCGCACAGTTTCAGTCATTTCCTTGACTTCTGTCATTGAAGGTGGTGAGCGCAGATGGACTACCTCTATTTAA
- the T19H5.7 gene encoding Knot1 domain-containing protein (Confirmed by transcript evidence), with protein sequence MSKANLYSSLFLLLLIFSLVAAKIDITDDGWGWCTNKKCDEKCQMAKYNFGTCEFYLLIRSRCLCVNI encoded by the exons ATGTCGAAAGCAAATTTATATTCTAGTCTGTTTCTTCTATTGCTGATTTTTTCCTTGGTTGCagcaaaaattgatataacTGATGATG gTTGGGGATGGTGCACAAACAAGAAATGTGATGAGAAATGTCAAATGGCGAAATATAACTTTGGAACTTGTGAATTTTACTTGCTAATTCGATCAAGATGTCTGTGCGTtaatatttga